In a genomic window of Oncorhynchus masou masou isolate Uvic2021 chromosome 4, UVic_Omas_1.1, whole genome shotgun sequence:
- the LOC135520590 gene encoding cell division control protein 6 homolog — protein MPRTRSQAQPVLQFPRRKSSGVDSKSTPSKSTSQLKETQSLCSGGASKPQSLPERAQLTPLSHGPVGLKDITLCPRIPLSPRKRTGDENGCNLSATLLGSPPKQPCLNLASPRKLGFDENSLLLSPRRLLTPLSPKRQPLSPTSRPRASPSRLHETPSGSPSCPRSEKTPGVRLFAEKSKFHSVKQALHTAVPERLLSREAERSSIRSFLEDKALKASPASLYISGAPGTGKTACLNCVLQEMKDELKEIQTVVLNCMALRSSHAIFPLLAEKLGASGGHTDTKLQKLLTSTGPTVLLVLDEMDQLDSKAQDVLYTIFEWPYLPKSRLCLIGIANALDLTDRILPRLQALPRCRPQLLHFPPYSRQELAAIVQDRLAQVSGEGLLDASAVQFCARKVSAVSGDARKALDICRRAVELVESDDRKKAAETTASRVSVPQVARVLSAVYGDRMSSSEGESFPLQQKLLVCCLLLLTRNGKNKEIPLGKLHEVYSRLCAKRQVGGVGQGECLSLCSLLESRGIFALKKAKEARLTKVSLKIEERDVENALKDRTLLGSILTSGLP, from the exons ATGCCCCGCACACGTTCCCAGGCTCAGCCTGTCCTCCAGTTCCCCAGACGCAAGTCCTCTGGGGTTGACTCAAAAAGCACCCCCTCCAAGAGCACATCCCAGCTGAAGGAGACCCAGTCCCTCTGCTCCGGGGGGGCTTCTAAACCGCAGTCCCTTCCAGAGAGGGCCCAGCTAACGCCCCTCTCCCATGGGCCCGTGGGCCTCAAAGACATAACTTTGTGCCCAAGAATACCCCTCAGCCCTCGCAAACGCACAG GAGATGAAAATGGCTGTAACCTCAGTGCCACCCTCCTGGGCTCTCCTCCCAAACAGCCCTGCCTTAACCTGGCCTCCCCCCGCAAGCTGGGCTTTGATGAGAACTCCCTCCTTCTATCCCCGAGGAGACTACTGACCCCCCTCTCCCCCAAACGGCAGCCCCTCTCCCCAACCTCCCGCCCCAGGGCCTCACCCAGCAGACTGCATGAGACCCCCAGTGGGAGCCCATCATGTCCACGATCAGAGAAGACCCCTGGGGTCCGCCTCTTTGCTGAAA AGTCTAAATTCCACAGTGTGAAGCAGGCCCTCCACACTGCTGTCCCAGAGCGCCTGCTATCCCGGGAGGCCGAGAGGTCCTCCATCCGCTCCTTCCTGGAGGACAAGGCCCTGAAGGCCAGCCCGGCCAGCCTCTACATCTCTGGAGCCCCCGGCACCGGCAAGACGGCTTGCCTCAACTGTGTGTTGCAGGAGATGAAG GATGAGCTGAAGGAGATTCAGACGGTGGTGTTGAACTGTATGGCTCTACGTAGCTCCCACGCCATCTTCCCCTTGCTGGCAGAGAAGCTGGGGGCCTCCGGGGGCCACACCGACACCAAGCTGCAGAAACTGCTGACCAGCACAGGGCCCACTGT tcTTCTAGTCCTGGATGAAATGGACCAGTTGGACAGCAAAGCCCAAGACGTTCTCTACACCATCTTTGAGTGGCCCTACCTGCCCAAGTCCCGCCTCTGTCTCATCG GTATCGCCAACGCTCTGGACCTGACCGACAGGATCCTCCCCCGGCTGCAGGCCCTGCCTCGCTGTCGCCCCCAGCTGTTACACTTCCCCCCCTACAGCCGCCAGGAGCTCGCCGCCATCGTGCAGGACCGACTCGCACAGGTGTCCGGAGAAGGGTTACTGGACGCATCGGCTGTGCAGTTTTGTGCCAGGAAGGTGTCTGCTGTGTCGGGAGACGCACGCAAAGCTCTGGATATCTGCCG GAGAGCTGTAGAGCTTGTAGAATCTGACGACAGAAAGAAGGCCGCAGAAACGACAGCGTCTCGTGTGAGCGTGCCCCAGGTGGCCAGGGTGCTGTCGGCGGTGTACGGGGACCGCATGTCCTCCTCCGAGGGAGAGAGCTTCCCCCTCCAGCAGAAACTACTGGTCTGCTGTCTGCTACTGCTCACCCGCAACGGCAAAAACAAAGAGATCCCACTGGGCAAG CTCCACGAGGTGTACAGCCGCCTGTGTGCCAAGAGGCAGGTGGGCGGCGTGGGCCAGGGCGAGTGCCTCTCCCTCTGCAGTCTGCTGGAGAGCCGGGGCATCTTCGCCCTGAAAAAAGCCAAGGAGGCTCGCCTCACCAAGGTTTCTCTGAAGAttgaggagagggacgtggagaaTGCTCTGAAGGATCGCACCCTGCTGGGCAGCATCCTGACCTCTGGCCTACCATAA
- the LOC135523464 gene encoding junction plakoglobin-like, whose product MEMQMGNEGRVKVKEWQQTYYAGDSGIQSGATTVRTDDDGTEYSTKQYSTVTTTVVSENPAEVESQYALTRAQRVRAAMFPETVMEGTTILSTQTDPSQMTNVQRLAEPSQLLKTAIVHLINYQDDAELATRAIPELTKLLNDEDQVVVNKASLIVNQLTRKEASRRALMASPQMVAAVVRAMQNTGDMETARATASILHNLSHQREGLLSIFKCGGIPALVRMLSSPMESVLFYAITTLHNLLLHQEGAKMAVRLADGLQRMVPLLKKSNPKFLAITTDCLQLLSYGNQESKLIILANSGPEGLVHIMRNYSYEKLLWTTSRVLKVLSVCPSNKPAIVDAGGMQALGMHLTGSSPRLMQNCLWTLRNLSDAATKQEGLDSLLQTLVGLLSSDDVNMLTCSTGILSNLTCNNARNKAMVTQGNGIEALIHAVLRAGEKEDVAEPAVCALRHLTSRHSDAEVAQNAVRMHYGIPAIVKLLNQPYYWPVIKAVVGLIRNLALCPDNQTPLRDAGAIPRLVNLLLKAHQDAQKHGSATQQTYQDGVRMEEIVEGCTGALHIMARDPINRGEIASMQTIPLFVQLLYSPVENVKRVSAGALCELALDKQSAEMIDAEGASAPLMELLHSNNEGIATYAAAVLFRISEDKNSDYKKRVSVELTHSLFKHDPAAWEMAHNTVPMEAGYAVDELDAGYPHYVDYPADMPMEGEMGMSDVEYQNGSMRQPGYAERY is encoded by the exons ATGGAAATGCAGA TGGGCAATGAGGGGAGGGTGAAGGTGAAAGAGTGGCAGCAGACCTACTACGCCGGGGACTCTGGGATCCAGTCAGGAGCCACCACAGTGAGGACCGATGACGACGGGACCGAGTACAGCACCAAGCAGTACAGCACCGTCACCACCACCGTCGTCTCAGAGAACCCTGCTG AAGTGGAGTCTCAGTATGCCTTGACCCGGGCCCAGCGTGTCCGGGCGGCCATGTTCCCAGAGACGGTGATGGAGGGCACGACCATCCTGTCCACCCAGACTGACCCGTCCCAGATGACCAACGTCCAGCGGCTGGCCGAGCCCTCGCAGCTCCTCAAGACGGCCATCGTCCACCTCATCAACTACCAGGACGACGCCGAGCTGGCCACGCGCGCCATCCCCGAGCTCACCAAGCTGCTCAACGATGAGGACCAG GTGGTAGTCAACAAAGCCTCCCTGATCGTCAACCAGCTGACCCGCAAGGAGGCGTCTCGCCGGGCGCTGATGGCGTCCCCCCAgatggtggcggcggtggtgcgGGCCATGCAGAacactggggacatggagacagCCCGGGCTACAGCCAGCATCCTCCACAACCTGTCCCACCAGAGAGAGGGCCTGCTCTCCATCTTCAAGTGCGGGGGCATCCCTGCCCTGGTCCGCATGCTCAG ttCTCCCATGGAGTCTGTGCTGTTCTATGCCATCACCACCCTCCACAACCTGCTACTGCACCAGGAGGGAGCCAAGATGGCGGTGCGCCTGGCCGATGGCCTGCAGCGAATGGTGCCTCTGCTTAAGAAGAGCAACCCCAAGTTCCTGGCCATCACCACCGACTGCCTGCAGCTGCTGTCCTACGGCAACCAGGagagcaag CTGATCATCCTGGCTAACAGTGGTCCGGAGGGCCTGGTCCACATCATGAGGAACTACAGCTATGAGAAGCTCCTGTGGACCACCAGCCGCGTGCTCAAAGTTCTCTCTGTCTGCCCCAGCAACAAACCTGCCATCGTGGATGCTG gCGGGATGCAGGCTCTGGGGATGCACCTGACAGGCTCCAGTCCGCGTCTGATGCAGAACTGTCTGTGGACCCTGAGGAACCTGTCTGACGCCGCCACGAAACAG gagggTCTGGACAGTCTCCTTCAGACTCTCGTTGGTCTCCTGAGCTCTGACGACGTCAACATGCTCACCTGCTCCACTGGCATCCTCTCCAACCTCACCTGCAACAACGCTCGCAACAAGGCCATGGTCACCCAGGGCAACGGCATCGAGGCGCTCATCCACGCCGTCCTGAGGgcgggagagaaggaggacgTGGCGGAGCCGGCCGTGTGCGCCCTGCGTCACCTGACGTCGCGCCACTCTGACGCCGAGGTGGCCCAGAATGCCGTGCGCATGCATTATGGCATTCCCGCGATCGTCAAGCTGCTCAACCAGCCCTACTACTGGCCTGTCATCAAG GCTGTGGTTGGTCTGATCCGTAACCTGGCACTGTGCCCAGACAACCAGACCCCTCTGAGGGACGCCGGGGCCATCCCACGCCTGGTCAATTTGCTGCTCAAAGCCCACCAGGACGCCCAGAAACACGGCTCCGCCACACAGCAGACATACCAG GATGGCGTGAGGATGGAGGAGATTGTGGAAGGATGCACAGGGGCCCTACACATCATGGCCAGAGACCCCATCAACAGGGGAGAGATCGCCAGCATGCAGACCATCCCGCTCTTTGTACAG CTGCTGTACTCTCCAGTGGAGAACGTGAAGCGTGTGTCAGCGGGGGCTCTGTGTGAGCTGGCCCTGGACAAGCAGTCTGCGGAGATGATCGACGCAGAGGGAGCCTCCGCGCCGCTCATGGAGCTGCTGCACTCCAACAACGAGGGCATCG CCACCTACGCGGCCGCCGTTCTCTTCCGCATCTCCGAGGACAAGAACTCCGACTACAAGAAGCGTGTGTCCGTGGAGCTCACGCACTCCCTGTTCAAGCACGACCCCGCCGCCTGGGAAATG GCCCACAACACTGTCCCCATGGAGGCAGGCTACGCAGTCGACG agctggATGCAGGCTACCCCCATTATGTAGACTACCCTGCTGACATGCCCATGGAAGGCGAGATGGGGATGTCCGATGTCGAGTACCAGAACGGCAGCATGAGGCAACCGGGATATGCTGAGCGCTATTAG